A portion of the Acidimicrobiales bacterium genome contains these proteins:
- a CDS encoding CoA-acylating methylmalonate-semialdehyde dehydrogenase has product MRRIEHWVGGEAVEGGNGRTGPVWDPATGVQQAQVSLASEEEVNRAVQVARQAFPGWRAMPSSRRSDILFRFRELLDANRKELAALITSEHGKTAADALGEVARGIENVEFACGAQQLLKGEYSEQVSTGVDVYSIRQPLGVVAGITPFNFPAMVPLWMLANALACGNTFVLKPSEKDPSTSLLLAHLLKDSGVPAGVFNVVNGDREAVEALLAAPDVAAVSFVGSTPIARHIYEVGTHAGKRVQALGGAKNHMVVLPDADIDLAADAAVSAGYGSAGERCMAISVVVAVGAAADLLVGAIAARLPKLRVGPGSDPDSDMGPLITAEHRERVASYLDAGRAAGAEVVVDGRHHDVPTSGFFLGPSLVDGVQPDMQVYRDEIFGPIVSVVRVETYDEALQLVNANPYGNGTAIFTRDGGAARQFQFDCQVGMVGINVPIPVPVASYSFGGWKDSLFGDTHMYGPDGVRFYTRAKVVTSRWPDPASSTVDLGFPRTR; this is encoded by the coding sequence ATGCGACGTATCGAGCATTGGGTCGGGGGCGAGGCGGTCGAGGGTGGTAACGGCAGGACCGGACCGGTGTGGGACCCGGCCACGGGCGTACAGCAGGCACAGGTCTCACTGGCGTCGGAGGAGGAGGTGAACCGTGCGGTCCAGGTCGCACGCCAGGCGTTCCCGGGGTGGCGGGCGATGCCGTCGTCGCGCCGCAGTGACATTCTCTTCCGCTTCAGGGAGCTGCTGGACGCCAACCGCAAGGAGCTGGCGGCCCTCATCACTTCCGAGCACGGCAAGACCGCTGCGGACGCGCTCGGAGAGGTGGCACGGGGCATCGAGAACGTCGAGTTCGCCTGCGGGGCCCAGCAGCTGCTCAAGGGTGAGTACTCAGAGCAGGTGTCGACCGGTGTGGACGTCTACTCGATCCGCCAGCCCCTCGGGGTGGTGGCCGGTATCACTCCGTTCAACTTCCCCGCCATGGTGCCGCTGTGGATGCTTGCCAACGCCCTCGCCTGCGGCAACACCTTCGTGCTGAAGCCGTCGGAGAAAGACCCTTCGACATCGCTGCTGCTGGCGCATTTGCTGAAAGACTCGGGCGTCCCCGCCGGCGTGTTCAACGTCGTCAACGGTGACCGCGAGGCGGTGGAAGCTCTTCTCGCAGCGCCAGACGTGGCCGCCGTCTCCTTTGTGGGGTCGACCCCGATAGCCAGGCACATCTATGAGGTCGGCACCCATGCCGGCAAGCGGGTGCAAGCCCTGGGAGGCGCCAAGAACCACATGGTCGTCCTCCCCGACGCCGATATCGACCTGGCGGCCGATGCTGCCGTGTCCGCCGGCTACGGATCGGCTGGAGAGCGCTGCATGGCCATATCCGTCGTCGTCGCGGTCGGCGCCGCCGCAGACCTGCTGGTGGGCGCGATCGCCGCCCGCCTGCCCAAGTTGCGTGTCGGTCCGGGATCCGACCCTGACAGCGACATGGGCCCGCTGATCACCGCCGAGCACCGCGAGCGCGTCGCCTCCTACCTCGATGCCGGGCGCGCCGCCGGCGCCGAGGTGGTCGTCGACGGCCGCCACCACGACGTGCCGACATCGGGCTTCTTCCTCGGGCCGAGCCTCGTCGACGGGGTCCAGCCAGACATGCAGGTGTATCGCGATGAGATCTTCGGGCCGATCGTCTCGGTCGTACGCGTCGAGACCTACGACGAAGCCTTGCAGCTGGTCAACGCCAACCCATACGGAAACGGAACCGCCATCTTCACCCGTGACGGCGGCGCCGCCCGCCAGTTCCAGTTCGACTGCCAGGTCGGAATGGTGGGCATCAACGTTCCCATTCCCGTGCCCGTAGCCTCCTACAGCTTCGGAGGCTGGAAGGACTCGCTGTTCGGCGACACCCACATGTACGGACCGGATGGCGTCCGCTTCTACACACGAGCCAAGGTCGTCACGAGCCGCTGGCCCGACCCGGCGAGTTCCACGGTCGACCTCGGTTTCCCCCGCACACGCTGA
- a CDS encoding amidohydrolase family protein, with product MTSHPDDSIPVIDASVHIFFDGAADMRSYLQEPFKSRGIPDYEMSMYGAPGGEYAPGTQHPDGRYPGSDPEFVGRHLFEELGVAAAVLHPMSKGILPDRHLNSAVLAAHNDMMVSRWLESGTYRDRFYGTLRVNPDDIDGALKEMARWRGHPRIVQLGVPLQSRDLYGKPQYRPLWRAAAEAGLPVAVHIEVGSSVTTAPTPSGHTRTYAQYVGFMALNYIYHQMNMIAEGVFEELPDFKVVWADGAADMLTPFIWRMDTFGRPHLEQTPWAPEMPSHYLPDHVYFVQSSVDGPADADFAGEWLRMTGKENMVMFGSSYPHWQLATVDAFPPAWSPEQRERVLWRNAASLYGIDIAAHAGGVGVSGS from the coding sequence GTGACTTCGCACCCTGACGACAGCATCCCCGTGATCGACGCCAGCGTCCACATATTCTTCGACGGGGCCGCCGATATGCGCTCCTACCTGCAGGAGCCGTTCAAGAGCCGCGGGATTCCCGACTACGAGATGAGCATGTACGGCGCGCCCGGTGGGGAATACGCGCCGGGCACCCAGCACCCGGATGGCCGGTATCCGGGCTCGGATCCGGAGTTCGTCGGCCGCCACCTCTTCGAGGAGCTGGGCGTGGCCGCCGCCGTCCTGCACCCGATGAGCAAGGGCATTCTCCCCGACCGCCATCTGAACAGCGCGGTGCTTGCCGCCCACAACGACATGATGGTGAGTCGCTGGCTCGAGAGCGGGACGTACCGCGACCGCTTCTACGGCACCCTGCGGGTGAACCCCGACGACATCGACGGGGCATTGAAGGAGATGGCGCGCTGGCGGGGGCACCCCCGAATCGTCCAGCTAGGCGTTCCTCTCCAGTCGCGGGACCTGTACGGAAAGCCGCAGTACCGGCCGCTCTGGCGCGCGGCCGCCGAGGCCGGGCTGCCGGTCGCCGTGCACATCGAGGTGGGCTCCAGCGTGACGACGGCGCCGACGCCGTCAGGTCACACCCGCACGTACGCCCAGTACGTCGGGTTCATGGCCCTCAACTACATCTACCACCAGATGAACATGATCGCGGAGGGCGTGTTCGAGGAGCTGCCCGATTTCAAGGTGGTCTGGGCGGACGGTGCCGCGGACATGCTGACGCCGTTCATCTGGCGCATGGACACATTCGGCCGGCCCCACCTGGAGCAGACACCGTGGGCGCCGGAGATGCCGAGTCACTACCTGCCAGACCACGTCTACTTCGTGCAGAGCAGCGTCGACGGCCCCGCCGACGCCGATTTCGCCGGCGAGTGGCTGCGTATGACCGGCAAGGAGAACATGGTCATGTTCGGGTCCAGCTATCCCCACTGGCAGCTGGCCACGGTCGACGCCTTCCCGCCTGCGTGGAGTCCCGAGCAGCGGGAGCGGGTGCTTTGGCGCAACGCGGCTTCCCTCTACGGCATCGACATCGCAGCGCACGCCGGCGGAGTCGGCGTCTCAGGTTCCTGA
- a CDS encoding Rieske 2Fe-2S domain-containing protein, giving the protein MSIVRDARPAGREQVVCHVDEIPVGSHKVVPIGRHGVGIYNVAGTFYAIANYCPHEGGPLCSGRVRGKTVVDPERPGDSATVREGEFIHCPWHQWGFELATGTTTVKPEWSIRTYPVRVMDQHVVITA; this is encoded by the coding sequence GTGAGCATCGTCAGAGACGCTCGTCCGGCAGGGCGCGAGCAGGTCGTCTGTCACGTCGACGAGATCCCCGTTGGGTCGCACAAGGTCGTTCCCATCGGCCGGCACGGCGTGGGCATTTACAACGTCGCGGGTACGTTCTACGCGATCGCCAACTACTGCCCGCATGAGGGCGGCCCGCTGTGCAGCGGCCGGGTTCGTGGAAAGACGGTCGTGGATCCCGAGAGGCCCGGGGACTCGGCGACGGTGCGCGAAGGAGAGTTCATCCACTGCCCCTGGCACCAGTGGGGCTTCGAGCTCGCCACCGGCACCACAACCGTCAAGCCCGAGTGGAGCATCAGGACCTACCCGGTCAGGGTGATGGACCAGCACGTGGTGATCACGGCGTAG
- a CDS encoding amidohydrolase family protein, which produces MAITEIHERTAPPALKPIRVVDSDVHPVPRRGATLEYFPEPFRSKYLLSHPIGETITYDAPDYFYAQAMRVDSFPTDGEFPGSDPDLAFRQAILEAGCDIGILEPLAGGWYNDPDALHAAAIAMNRWQDAVWLSSEGNWHQRWRGSVSVSIEAPEAAAREIEHWAGHPYIAQILIKAEPRPSWGDPKYNPIWEAAVRHDLPVTCHLGRGQYDNLPIPPVGLPSYNHDFMVTYSLLAANQVMSLVFDGVFDRFPALRIVLVEHAFTWILPLMWRMDAIYSARGSETGLRRKPSEYVKDHIRFTTQPLDYPEDRLELARAIEWMEGGKILLYSSDYPHWTFDDPRWLVKHLPESVRDNVMYRNGIETYHLPETVPALEGQTQVVF; this is translated from the coding sequence ATGGCCATCACCGAGATCCATGAGCGGACCGCACCACCGGCGTTGAAGCCCATCCGGGTCGTCGACTCGGACGTCCACCCGGTGCCCCGTCGCGGGGCCACCCTCGAATACTTCCCGGAGCCGTTCCGCAGCAAGTACCTCCTGTCGCACCCGATCGGCGAGACGATCACCTACGACGCTCCCGACTACTTCTACGCCCAGGCCATGCGTGTCGACTCGTTCCCCACAGACGGCGAGTTCCCGGGGAGTGATCCCGACCTCGCCTTCCGCCAGGCGATCCTCGAGGCTGGCTGCGATATCGGCATTCTCGAACCGCTGGCCGGAGGTTGGTACAACGATCCCGACGCGCTGCACGCCGCGGCCATCGCCATGAACCGCTGGCAGGACGCCGTCTGGCTGAGCAGCGAGGGCAACTGGCACCAGCGCTGGCGGGGGTCTGTCAGCGTCTCCATCGAGGCGCCCGAAGCCGCCGCCCGGGAGATCGAGCACTGGGCCGGTCACCCGTATATCGCCCAGATCCTGATCAAGGCCGAGCCGCGGCCATCGTGGGGGGACCCGAAGTACAACCCCATCTGGGAGGCGGCCGTCCGCCACGACCTGCCGGTGACCTGCCACCTCGGCCGGGGTCAGTACGACAACCTGCCCATCCCTCCGGTCGGCCTGCCGAGCTACAACCACGATTTCATGGTCACGTACTCGCTTCTGGCTGCCAACCAGGTGATGAGCCTCGTCTTCGACGGGGTCTTCGACCGATTCCCGGCACTGCGCATCGTGCTCGTCGAGCACGCCTTCACCTGGATCCTGCCTCTCATGTGGCGGATGGACGCCATTTACAGTGCCCGCGGGTCGGAAACCGGTCTGCGCCGCAAGCCTTCCGAGTACGTGAAGGACCATATCCGCTTCACGACCCAGCCGCTGGACTACCCGGAGGACAGGCTGGAGCTGGCGCGGGCGATCGAGTGGATGGAGGGCGGGAAGATCCTGCTGTACTCGTCGGACTACCCGCACTGGACCTTCGACGACCCCCGCTGGCTCGTCAAGCATCTGCCCGAGAGCGTCCGCGACAACGTGATGTACAGGAACGGGATCGAGACGTACCACCTTCCCGAGACCGTCCCGGCACTCGAGGGCCAGACACAGGTGGTCTTCTGA